In the Marinomonas algicola genome, one interval contains:
- a CDS encoding HAD family hydrolase, translating to MELVVFDLDGTLLNRQQSLSPFTCETLHKLHGAGIAYTIATGRTHLAATPCIKNHNFPTIQIFKNGIEEWDPLTRSYRHRSLLSRLEIEETLALFEAEGVTPFIFCIENDGNQSVYHPPLKTNLCNSIFGELGRYEDLPLNPLYKLHKGTSITNISAMASLQSATKIVEAIHSSPHLVAYSGGGIYQEDAYWIDIHHKEACKGTAIQSLKDELGVSRVICFGDGDNDLTMFKMADEAYAMDNASEQVKEAAHKVIGHHDEDGVAHFLRERFNLS from the coding sequence ATGGAGTTAGTTGTATTTGATTTAGACGGTACCCTGCTTAATCGACAACAGTCGTTATCTCCTTTTACCTGCGAAACTTTACACAAGTTACATGGGGCAGGCATTGCTTATACCATTGCCACAGGCAGAACACACTTAGCCGCTACACCATGTATTAAAAACCATAATTTCCCCACTATTCAAATTTTCAAAAATGGGATAGAAGAATGGGACCCTCTAACGCGCTCTTATCGTCATAGAAGCTTACTTTCACGTCTAGAGATCGAAGAAACATTAGCCCTCTTTGAAGCAGAAGGCGTTACACCTTTTATTTTTTGTATTGAAAACGATGGCAATCAATCTGTATATCACCCACCGTTGAAAACCAACCTGTGCAATAGCATTTTTGGCGAGTTAGGGAGATATGAGGACCTTCCCCTTAATCCATTGTATAAGCTTCATAAAGGCACTTCTATAACGAATATTAGCGCAATGGCGTCCTTACAATCCGCTACTAAAATTGTAGAAGCGATCCATAGTTCTCCCCATTTAGTTGCCTACTCTGGTGGAGGCATTTACCAAGAAGACGCGTACTGGATTGACATACACCACAAAGAAGCTTGTAAAGGAACCGCTATCCAATCTTTAAAAGATGAACTTGGGGTATCTCGAGTAATTTGTTTCGGTGACGGCGATAACGACTTAACCATGTTCAAAATGGCAGATGAAGCGTATGCCATGGACAATGCAAGTGAACAAGTTAAAGAAGCGGCTCACAAAGTCATTGGGCATCATGATGAAGATGGCGTTGCGCACTTCTTAAGAGAGCGATTTAACTTGTCCTAA
- a CDS encoding DUF1289 domain-containing protein, translated as MVTKETPCVRRCCLDQKDVCMGCFRTLDEILHWHQYNEEEAKVVFALIEKRRNAYYRLFPKARLLLDEN; from the coding sequence GTGGTAACTAAAGAGACACCATGTGTAAGGCGATGTTGTTTAGATCAAAAAGACGTGTGTATGGGGTGTTTTAGGACATTAGATGAAATTTTACATTGGCACCAATATAATGAAGAGGAAGCCAAAGTGGTGTTTGCTTTGATCGAGAAAAGGCGAAATGCCTATTATCGTCTTTTCCCGAAAGCAAGATTATTATTGGATGAAAATTAG
- a CDS encoding HopJ type III effector protein: MFTTDSLIEQLKTTPEQVSFAATMSIIEQEYQFTEAKFVNGSQINEAGTNNGSCKIFAFAMLHELNEKETLSLFGDYYRKDVLENPLGEDHQNIRQFIEHGWRSVTFESIALTPKN; this comes from the coding sequence ATGTTTACAACAGACTCTTTAATCGAGCAATTAAAAACAACACCAGAGCAAGTTTCCTTCGCAGCAACGATGTCAATAATCGAACAAGAATATCAATTCACTGAAGCTAAATTTGTTAACGGTTCACAAATAAATGAAGCAGGGACCAACAATGGGTCCTGCAAAATTTTTGCTTTTGCTATGCTCCACGAACTTAACGAAAAGGAAACCTTGTCACTTTTTGGTGATTATTATCGTAAAGATGTACTTGAAAACCCGTTGGGCGAAGATCATCAGAATATTCGTCAATTTATTGAGCACGGTTGGCGTTCTGTAACATTCGAATCGATTGCATTAACGCCAAAAAACTAA